TTAGGCTGCGCAGCATGATCTGCTGTCGACGTCAGCAATGTCGGTGGCGCTGTttacctgaaataaaaaaaTTCAGAGTTTAGAGTAGGGCCAGGCGTTGCTGTCATGTTATGGCATGTTAGGTAGGCAAGCACGGCCGTAAAAGGCTAGTAGAACACCTGCATATCACGGGTGTGGCTTTGCTTGCTAACCCATGCATGTTCCTGGGCGATTTTTGGATGGAAGAATCAACCAACCAATCAATCGACATTAATCCTTTCCTGGACCATGCTTAGTCTGAATTCCTGTGTTGTTTATGGTAGGTATTCAGTACGCTTAGCACTTCTTTTCAAGACGCTAAACCATTGACTTGAGAGCCTAGGGTGTCTGGTTAAACTAATGAGCAGCGTACATGGCCGGTAAAGAAAACAAAAAAAGGGGGGAACAAACAGGCAGGGAAGAGGTTCCTGTTGTGCATCTCAGATCTGTGCTAGGTAATTTGAATACATGTTTTGGACTACTTGCTCTTGAGATCTGTGCTTTGCAATTGCATCTTTGCAAGCACGTTTAGTTTGCTCTATTTTCTCCCGGATAAACCGTTTATGTCGTAGTAGGTTGTCTGGGCATCTCATCTCACTCGTGGGGGGAAGAAGGTAATGCTGTGCCATTATGGCAAGCTTACGGGGGAATCGGACATTGGCGTCAGGGCACCACTTCCTTTGTCTGCGCCTGCATCATTTCTGTGTTGCCTTGCAGAGAGGGCATCGCCCATGGCGTTGCTAAGTTTTGCGGTGCCTATGCTTGTTTTGTGCAGTGTGGGATTGCTCCTAGGAGATACAAGACCATCTGAACATATTTTCAGTGCATGAGTGTGGAGTCATGCACATAATTTCAGTGCGAAGCAATGCTTTGATGTGCTATCTGTCATCtgtgcaagttttgagtttgtTTTCTGATGACAGCGCTGAACTGAGCTGAAGTTACTGAACTGAGAAACATGCTTGTGTCTACCTGTGCAGGTGGAGATGACGTGCCGAGGGCGACCCCTCCACGCGTTCCTGACCCTGCAGCATGTCCGGGACGGCATCTGGTGCCAGGGCGACGCTGCCGTCTCGCCGTCGGTGGCGCCACCGGACATGCCAGCCACTAGCCACCTCATGGTTTTGCAGTACGGCAGAAGACCGTAGTAGACAGACAAGTGACCACCAACTACCACACCCACACCCCAGATGACAGAAATGTAGATCCTGGCATTCTGCCCCTCCTAACCCTTTTGTCGGCACGGCTGTTGCCGGGCCGGCAATAGGCGGCATGACGGACGACCGACGAGCTCCCGACCGCCTGCGCTGGCTTGCCTGCGCGCCGCCGATGATCTGCTGAAGAACCACAGGAGAGGTGCGAAGCTTTTTtcccgccgccggtgaccgtCGGCGCGGCAGCTCATCGGCACACCGGAGGCCGTTTCTCTCCACACAAGTGCTGGAGAGAATGTAACAGCTTGGAAGTTGCCTGACAAGAGAGTCTGACGAGGCTGTGACGGCAAGAAGGGAGTTCAGCCCACTGAAGAGTAGCGACGTCCAAGCCATTTTGGCCTTTTTCACTTCACCTGATCTACTAATCTCCAGAGTTCAGCCGTTACATTTTGTTAATTGTTAATCCCTGTTGCTCGCTTCTGTTCTTTGTTGTGGAAGCAGCATATCATCGAATGTTCCCGTTGCTAAAGGACCTGTCTTTCAGAGGGCAAACTTGGCATCTCACTGAGAATTCATTGATTCATGACTTGACCCCCCTAGAAGCTCATGTTTCTTTTGGCTATTAATTCAGTGGTTTGCACCACAGCAATTCAGTTGTAGCACCTTTCGTATCACAGAtgatggaataaataagagattcagttttaaattaatccgaatataaatcatgaccatgatGAAAATTGCGTACAGAAAATGAACATATGTAAACATGCTGAACAAgtgatttaagataaaatattgcagcagcaagatcaaatttaaccagatcatactaggtatgaaagatATAGTTAGGGACAGAAAACCGTACGTCTGTAGGCTGATCGGAATAACCGGGtaaagaagacgacggcgacgatcagcacctccgcaCGTTTGACAACGCTGAGCtgcgccccactgacgaggaggaagacgagtcGTGGCGACAAAgacgtagaggacggcgatgtggaagcgttcgagcagtcgcgcagagtGCTTCCCAAAAATCTTATTCACCCTCTCCCAGTGCAGGATCGCTAAGGACAAgattccggagacctgctcttcCGATTGCCGGTGAacgccgacgaacgggatgaagtagcgtacgcggcggcgcagcaggcaggtTAAGGCGTGGTGTGCGTCTTCCGTTGTGCGAAGGaaccgctagggtttttggCGTCTCAAAAACCAAGTCGGTTACGAGTCCCAAAAATTCCGCGCATGAAATCCGTAATagattcaaagtggcaaaatAAATCTGCAAAAGGAAGCCATGTTCCCACAAGGATTGGACCGGATTTTGACGGACCGTTCACGCGCGCGCCCTTCGCCCCGAGCCCGAGCCCCGGCGCGGCCCGGCCAGGCCAGGCGAGGCAAGTGAGCGCGCgcacgtgttcttccttctttctctcacccacacttgcaagagcatggagagcatccaactatttaagtttgattttctccacctccactagcaaggtgggactaacttatTGCCATACAcctttgcactaatgggcctttaagattttattggaattatttGAATTTACATGGTGGGACTTTACACTATtgggcccaaatattccaacaatcccccaccagatctcaaagtctcattatGATTTTGCATCAACCTATTGTTGTTTGATATACCAGTGTTTCAATGGAGACAGTTAAGTTAAACTTCCATCTAGAACAGCAAGTTACACTTATTTACAACTGTTACACTTATTTACAACTTGAACGATAGACTGAGCCTTAAACTGCAAGTTTTGTGCAAATGAGTTTCACTCACAGTCAAACTGATACTTGACTTCCAGTAGGCTACTTCGCGGTTGGAGCATATAGGTCGTACTCCCTGGTCTTTTCATTTTCATGAGCTTAATAGAGATCACCCGAATCTCACAGACTGGAACCGTCCAACAGTCGGGCTCACATAGCTGTATCTTTCAAGAACGTTCTGTAGGATAACgtctttgctaattaaagcCAACAGAATACATTAAGGCCAATGCCAACCTGCCATGCAGTAATCGAGACTATTGCATCCTTCTCGAGTGAGTATAAAAGGTTACTCTCATACTAACCTCTGGTTTGTTCTTCCCATATCCTAATttacgggatctccgatcatataggttgggttaccacagtgataactccggagtttctcatttTTTTGACTAATTTTAACCGTCTTTTGATATGTCTTGAAGAATTCATATTGTCCTTTGAACTGTCTACTTTGGCAATcaccgtttgattgtcacagtttaTCATTATTGCCGGCAATTGTTTCTCGACAATAGACaagtccatcaagagctcacgaagccaatcGGCTTCCACTGTAGCTGTATCTAGTGCTGCGAGTTCTGCCTCCATAGTAGACCTCGTCAGGATCATTTGTTTGCATGATCTTCATGAGACAGCAGCACCGCCAAGAGTGAAAACGTATCCACTAGTGGCATACAGCTCATCTAGATCCGATATCTAGTTAGCATCACTGTATCCTTCCAGTACTGCAGGAAAATCGGAATAGTGAATCCCGTATTCCATAGTACCCACCAAGTAGTGCATTACGCGCTCAAGCGcacgccaatgatcatctcccggattACTAGTAAACCGGCTCAACTTGCTAACAGCAAAAGAGATGTCAGATCTCGTTGCACTCGCAAGATACATGCGTGAGCCAATCATCTGTGAATATCTCAATTGGTCTCTGCCAATTTTTCTATTCTTTCGAAGGATCAAGCTCGGATCATAGGGAGTTGgactagatttgctatccttaTAGCCAAACCGATTCAATATTTTCTCCATATAATGGGATTGTGAAAGAgtaatcccattctctcccttgatcagcttgatgttgagaataacatcagcctcaccaacatctttcatatcaaagttttgacacaagaatatcttgacctcgttgattacatcaagactagtgccaaagatcagtatgtcatcgacGCAGAAACACAATATAACTCCTTAGCCCCCACCATAACGGTAATACACATATCGATCAGCCTCATTAACACTAAAGCCTGCTGATATGAGTGTCGAGTTGaatttctcatgccattgcttaggtgcttgcttcAGACCATACAAAGATTTATACAACTTGCACACCTTGTCCTCTTGACCCTCTACTACAAAACCATCAGGCTGTGTTATGTAGATTTCCTCTTCCAGCTCTCCGATGAGGAAAGCTgtcttgacatccatttgatGGATGAGAAGACCATACGAGGCAGCCAAGGAGAGTAGAACACGAATAGTGGTCAATCTCGCAACAGGTGAGTAAGTATTAAAGAAATCTTCGCCTTCTTTCTGGGTGTAACCCTTAGTCACAAGATGAGCCTTATACTtgtcaatagtaccatcaggcttaagtttcttcttgaacacccacttgcaacccACAGGTTTGCAACCATATGGTCATTCGACCAGCTTCCAAGTTCCATTGGAGAGAATGGAGTCCATCTCGCTACGGACagcttctttccaatcatccgcatcaggagatgagaatgcctcagtgattattttgggagaatcatctatgagataaacagtaaaatcatcaccaaaagactttgcagTCTTTTGCCTTTTGCTCCTCCTAGGAGCATCACTGTGAATCTCCTCATGATTTGATTCAAGTGTGTGTTCATCATGCTCAGAAAATTCAATAGATTCAGGAGTTGTATTCACTGTTTGATTCAGAGGTAATGAAGATATAATATGCGAGTCTTTCATAGGAAAAATATTCTCAAAGAAAGTAGCATCACGAGACTCAAGCAGTGAATTTACATGCATATCAGGCATATCAGATTTAACTACTAGAAATCTATAAGCAATTCTATGATGTGCATAACCGaaaaagatacaatccacagttttagatCCCAACTTGCGCTTCTTGTTGATCGGCACATCCACCTTGGCTAAACAGCCCCATGTGCGCAAGTAAGAGAGTGAAGGTCTTCTCCTAATCCACTCCTCGTAAGAAGTCTTTTCCTTGTTCTTTATGGGAACTCTATTCAGGACATGATATGCAGTCAATACTACATCCCCCACCATACCTTAGATAATCTAGCAgtgtctaacatggcgttaaccaagtcagacaacgtgcgattcttcctttcggcaaccccgtttgattcgggtgaatagggaggcgtcctctcatgaatcATGCCGTGTTCCGCAAAGAATAAGTCAAAATCGTTAGAGAAATATTCACCTCCTCGATCGGATCTAAGTCGTTTGATCTTTTTCTGAAGTTGGGTTTATACTTCagccttatagattttaaagcagctaagagcctcatctttctttttcaacaagtacacatagcaaaatctagttgCATCGTTAATCAAGATCATAAAATATGTTTTTTCACCTTTTGTTAACACGCCATTCATCTCACAGATATCTGAATGGACGAGTTTTAGAGGTGCCAAATATCTCTTCTCTGCCATCTTGTGATGTTTTCGAGGTTGCTTAGAGTGCACACAACTATAGCACTTAGAACCTTTGACTATGGAAAAATTCGGAATTAAACTCATGGTGAAAATTCGAAACATAGAGCTAAAATTCAGATGATATAAACGCGAGTGCCAAACAGATGCATCGCTCTCATTTATACCATCAGAAATTAAGTTCACGGACTTATTACAATAATCTGAAACTGAAAAATGGAACAAGCCTCCGCACTCATAGCCTTTACCGATAAATTGTCCACACTTAGACACGAcaaatttattggactcaatcACTACTTTAAAACCATCCCTACGCAAAAGGGATCTACTAACTAGATTTTTGGCGATAGTAaggacatgctgcacgttcttcagctgcacgatcTTTCCCGAAGTAAGTTTCAGATCGATCGTGCCAACACCACGAACAGTAGCATGCGACCCATTGCCCATCATCACGGTAGAATCCCAAGCGGTCGGGTAAGAAGAAAACAAGGTAGCATCAGAACACATATGAATATTTGCACCAGTATCAAGCCACCAACTAGTAGATTGAAAAACTGAAAAAACCGAAGGTAAAGAATTatacccactggtttccactcCAGCCATGGTGACCGTATTCGTAGTCTTCTGCTCAGGTGAAGGCTTCCTTCCTTTGCGGTGTGGGCACTTCTTTGCCAATGATCGGTAGATCCACACACAAAACAGTCTTCACTTTCCttgaatttcttcttcttgaaagtaGTGGTAGGCTGCGGCTTGGTCTTCTTTCCCTTGCCTTTGCCTTTGCCGTGAGACTTTTGCACCATGTTGGCACTATTCTGGCCCTCAGCAGCTTTAGATCGCCCATCCTTGGCTCTATCTTTTTTCTCAACATCAAGGGATGCTATCAGATCAGACACTGATATCTCCATCCTCTTATGTTTGAGAGTGGTGGCGAAGTCCCTCCATGAAGGAGGCAATTTGGCAATGATGCTAccagccacaaacttgtcgggtAGGTTGATCTTGCGGTGCTCAAGCTCCTTGGCCATGCACTGTATCTCATGAGCCTGCTCGACTACAAATTTTCCATCGGTCATCTTATAGTCATGGTACTGCTCCATGATGTAAAACTCAGCGCCAGCATCTGTGCCGCCATAGTCGGCCTCCAGGGCGTCCCACAACTTTAGCATCTGTGTGATGGAGGTACACATCCTGTAGACAATCTACAAGTGTACCGATCACAGCACCCACAAAAAGTGTGTTGGCCTCGGTAAAGGCCTTCTTCTGCTCAGGGGTAAGAGACCCCTCAGATTTGCCCTTGGACACCCACAGCACGTTCATGGCAGAGAGCCACAGAATCCCTCTCGTTTGGCATCTCTTAAAGTGCTCGCTAGAGAAACTTCTCGGGCCTCAGAGCATCAACAAATCCAGCCATGAAACTGAAATTTCTATAATAAAGTTTTTGGAttgatggaataaataagagattcatttttaaattaatccgaatataaatcatgaccatgacgAAAATTGCGTACAGAAAACGAACAGATGTAAACATGCTGAACAAgtgatttaagataaaatattgcagcagtAAGATCAActctaaccagatcatactaggttTGAAAGATATAGTTAGGGATAGAAAACCGTACGTCTCTAGGCTGACTGGAATAACCGGGtaaagaagacgacggcgacgatTAGGACCTCCGCGCCTTTGACGACGCCAAGTCGCaccccactgacgaggaggaagGCGAGCCGTAGtgacgaggacgtagaggatggcgatgtggaagcgttcgagcagtcgcgcagagcgcttcccaaaaaccttattcacCCTCTTCcagtgcaggatcgctgagcacgaggttccggagacctgctctcccgatcgccggtgcacgccgacgaacgggatgaagtagcgtccgcggcggcgcagcagggaGGTTGAGGCGTGGTGGGCGTCTTCCGTTGTGTTCTATTTCTAGCCGGCACCGTGCGTATGTATAGGAAGGAACCGCTAGGGTTTTTTGCGTCCAAAAAATTAAGTCGGTTATGAGTTCCAAAAATTCCGCGCAtgaaatccgtaacagattcaaagtggcaaaacAAATCTGCAAAAGGAAGCCGTGTTCCCACAAGGATTGGACCGGATTTTGACAGACTATTCACGCGCGCGCCCCCTTCGCCCTGAGCctggcgaggcgagcgagcgcgcgcatgTTCTTttttcttcctctcacccacacttgcaagagcatggagagcatccaactatttaagttgtaTTTtatccacctccactagcaaggtgggactaacttatTGCCATACACttttgcactaatgggcctttgagattttattagaattatttggatttacatggtgAGCCTTTGCACTATTAgacccaaatattccaacaacaGATGTGTACCATTTGCCCTCCTTTCATGATCATTGGAAAATTCAGCAAGCAGTTGCAGACTTCTGGTGGAATAAGTTGGGAGTCTTGGAGCTCCATCTGGGTCATTATTTTTCCTTCAGATCTTCAGATTTCACATCTCACACACATACATCTGTACAGTGACTCGAACAAGTAGAAGGAACCATCTTTTTTTCGCCTTTTGAACGGTCAGAGCAGGAAGAGCAAGTAACAGCACATTACAGCAACAAAACAAGGTGAGTCTGTCGGATGGAAAGCAGTACGTCAGACGTCAATGTGTTACCAAATGCGCTCCTCCCAGCAGAAGGCACTCCCAGGCGCCAGTAGCAGGTCGCCGTCAGTAGGAGCTGAGCCGAGGGTGATGCTGAGGTGAGGTCAAGAGCGCCAAGCAACGGTACGCGCAAGAGACGTCGACGTGCGCCAGGACGCACCCACGTGTGCTCCGTCTTCGTGCGACGCTTGCATCCTGCTTTCACTTCGgagaaaattcaaaaaagaaaaaggaaaaaaaagggagTAGAGAGAGAATGATTGTACAAGCAAGATAGGAGACAGTCCAACGTACACTGCCACTGAGAAAGACAATGGAGGGAGATCAGTGCAGGGCAAGCATGGATAAGCCTCCCCTGAGCTTCCCCTGAAGCAGCACTAAGGATGAGCTTAACAAATGCTAAGCGGCCTGCACGCCCATAGCTCCTTTTCCTGGTTAATGGAATTACAACTCCCTTAGCTCTGACAGCAGCGCCTGAACAACCGTCGTGTCTGAACTCTGAACCCATTAGTCACCTGACGGGAACAGGATAATGATAACAAGGCTGCAGTAGTTGATGCTCTTGCTCTCCTCTTCTCCAAGGCTTTCTGAATTGTGCGTGATCTCTGATTCTATGGTCCGATGCTGGCTCAGTGTAGCACCTACTCCTGCGGAAAAGGGGACGGACaagtggtggcggcggcaggcCGGCCGGCGACCACACCGGCGGATCGGAGGCGGCGCTTCGAAGGATGGGCGTCGTGACGAGACGGGACGGGACGGTGCCGAGGGCACGGAGAATCCACTGAAACCGAAGTGTACCTGTAAGTTCAGGCTTTCCGTGGCGGTCTCGATGCCGTCTCTGAACGCTGAGACGGAGAGCGACCTTGCGCTGGAGATCTCTAGCCACGCCTTGGCCGTCGCGCGTTGGCGTGCATCAGCCCAGGTAAGGTTGACATGATCATCATCATCTACTGGCGAAGTCGTCTCCGAAGCTTCCGCCACTGACGCAACGCAACGGCAGGTCGTCGGTCGATTTCCAGTGCTGCTTCAGTCTTGGTAATGATGGCCATTAAGCTGCTGACACTGACCACTACTAGTCTATTACTACTCACGTGAAGTAGTCATGCACTGAAAAAGAaaacaagagagagagagagagagagagagagagagagagagagagagagagagagagagagagagagagagtagctTCATCAGCAAGTACTACAGGAGTGGATGGATGATTGGGAGGTTCCTTCCTTGCAGACTGCAATCCGATCGCCCACATGCTAAATGTGGCCTGTCAGATGATAGGGAGGAGTGCTAATCCGCCCGCCCAGTAATGAAGGCAGCAAACTGTGTTGGTTGAGGTAGACTGTCGGGAGCAGAGAAGGACCATCCATCGGCTCACATGTTACCTGCAACCAatcgggcggcgctcgggacaAGCACAAGGTACAAAGCGCTACCGAATTGAAGCTGCAAGTGGGAGCTCGGACTTAATGCAGCTAGATCCGGCCATTTAAATGTTAGTTAAGCACGTCCCGAAGCTTCTGATTCCGGATTACCAGAATGAACAGTCTGAATTCTGGGCTCCTGAATCCATGGCGCGCGCGTCGGGATCACAGGCACTGATTGGAGAAGGTGACggggcagcagcagcggcagctgATTGCTTGGGATCCATGCAATGGTCAGCAGCACGCCGCGTCGGCGTCATGCGTGGGGATACATAAGCGCTGCGATGGACATAAATGTagccgtcgccgtcgtcctcgccgtcggcggcggCTCATCATTGCTTCCACGGCTGGAGATCGAACCATGGCGGTGGGGGTGGGAGCACACACTTGATGTGATCGAAGGCACTAGCTAGATTGCCGTTTCAAGTGAGCTACTCCGGGGCAAATGCTTGATGAGACACAACTGCGTACTGCACAGAGTCCTGTGAGTGAACAGAATCGTCTGGATGATGAAACGGAGCAGGATGTTGCAGATTTCACAAACTCCCATCATGATGTGCTTGAGGTGATGAATGAGCCCAAGGCCTGGAAGGCTGAAACCACCTGGAGAGCGGATAGTGAACAGGAGACATCAGGCTGGTAGCAGTCGCGATGGCATGTGTCAGGAGGCCGACGCCTCACCGGCCAGATCGATCACTGATCATCGAGTTAAAATGAAGAGTGAGTGCATTAGTATGCAACCAATCATCAGCGCCGAAATGAAATGAAGAGCTGAAATGGACTCGTTGCGCAGGTTTGGGCTGGCTCATCGCAGCTCTCCGGATCTGGGCCACATTATAGATCCACATCACACGCCTCAAGACCAAACTTTCTAGCAGCAGATCCGGTCCACCGGCCCACCTCGTTGCAGCCCAAAGAGATGCCGAGCTGAGTTTTAAGTGGGCTTTCGAAGTGTCCAAAAGGCCCAAACCACCACCATCGAATGGGAGGCCGCAAGCGAGCCATGCTATATAAATAAGCACGCGCAAACGGCCTGcaaaaaccctagccacccgccgccgccactcctcACCCTCTCCCAAACCCTACCcgcacccccgccgccgccgccatgccgcCGAAGCTCGACCCGTCGCAGGTGGTGGAGGTCTTCGTCCGCGTGACGGGCGGCGAGGTCGGCGCGGCGTCGTCGCTGGCGCCCAAGATCGGCCCGCTCGGTCTCTCTCCGAAGAAGATCGGAGAGGACATCGCCAAGGAGACGGCCAAGGACTGGAAGGGCCTCCGCGTCACCGTCAAGCTCACCGTCCAGAATCGCCAGGCCAAGGTCTCCGTCgtgccctccgccgccgcgctcgtcATCAAGGCGCTCAAGGAGCCCGAGAGGGACAGGAAGAAGGTAAAGAACATCAAGCACAGCGGCAACATCAGCCTCGACGACGTCGTCGAGATCGCCAGGACCATGAGGCCCAGGTCCATGGCCAAGGAGATGGCCGGGACCGTCAAGGAGATCCTCGGCACCTGCGTCAGCGTCGGGTGCACCG
The sequence above is drawn from the Panicum hallii strain FIL2 chromosome 7, PHallii_v3.1, whole genome shotgun sequence genome and encodes:
- the LOC112900670 gene encoding uncharacterized protein LOC112900670, which encodes MNVLWVSKGKSEGSLTPEQKKAFTEANTLFMLKLWDALEADYGGTDAGAEFYIMEQYHDYKMTDGKFVVEQAHEIQCMAKELEHRKINLPDKFVAGSIIAKLPPSWRDFATTLKHKRMEISVSDLIASLDVEKKDRAKDGRSKAAEGQNSANMVQKSHGKGKGKGKKTKPQPTTTFKKKKFKESEDCFGYTQKEGEDFFNTYSPVARLTTIRVLLSLAASYGLLIHQMDVKTAFLIGELEEEIYITQPDGFVVEGQEDKVCKLYKSLYGLKQAPKQWHEKFNSTLISAGFSVNEADRYVYYRYGGG
- the LOC112899359 gene encoding 60S ribosomal protein L12-1-like; translation: MPPKLDPSQVVEVFVRVTGGEVGAASSLAPKIGPLGLSPKKIGEDIAKETAKDWKGLRVTVKLTVQNRQAKVSVVPSAAALVIKALKEPERDRKKVKNIKHSGNISLDDVVEIARTMRPRSMAKEMAGTVKEILGTCVSVGCTVDGKDPKDLQQEIDDGEVEIPSA